Proteins from a single region of Pseudomonas fulva:
- a CDS encoding SIMPL domain-containing protein (The SIMPL domain is named for its presence in mouse protein SIMPL (signalling molecule that associates with mouse pelle-like kinase). Bacterial member BP26, from Brucella, was shown to assemble into a channel-like structure, while YggE from E. coli has been associated with resistance to oxidative stress.) translates to MLPLSRLATALAFSTAGLLSIAAHADEPRYNQISLSTQVSHEVAHDLMQVTLYTEAQQKDPAALAAEITRTLNAGLTQARGVKGVTVSQGSRNSYPVYSEKGEEINAWRERAEIRLESADFAALSKLTGEMLKTLKMGGMSFSIADATRKKEEDALIKDAVAAFKERAQLTTEALGGKSYKLVSLNLNSGGFVRPPMRMEAMKASAFSDSATPEVEAGTSQVTMNADGVIEVQL, encoded by the coding sequence ATGCTGCCACTGTCCCGCCTCGCCACCGCACTGGCTTTCAGCACCGCCGGCCTGCTCAGCATCGCCGCACACGCCGATGAGCCGCGCTACAACCAGATCTCCCTGAGCACCCAGGTCAGCCACGAGGTGGCCCACGACCTGATGCAGGTCACCCTGTACACCGAAGCCCAGCAGAAGGACCCCGCGGCGCTGGCCGCCGAGATCACCCGTACCCTGAATGCCGGCCTGACCCAGGCCCGCGGCGTGAAGGGCGTGACCGTTTCCCAGGGCAGCCGCAACAGCTACCCGGTGTACAGCGAGAAAGGCGAGGAAATCAACGCCTGGCGCGAGCGCGCCGAAATCCGCCTGGAAAGCGCCGACTTCGCTGCGCTGTCCAAGCTCACCGGCGAGATGCTGAAAACCCTGAAGATGGGCGGCATGAGCTTCAGCATCGCCGACGCCACGCGCAAGAAGGAAGAAGACGCGCTGATCAAGGACGCCGTAGCCGCCTTCAAGGAACGCGCCCAGCTGACCACCGAAGCCCTGGGCGGCAAGAGCTACAAGCTGGTCAGCCTGAACCTCAACAGCGGCGGCTTCGTGCGCCCGCCGATGCGCATGGAAGCCATGAAGGCCTCGGCGTTCTCCGACAGCGCAACGCCAGAAGTCGAGGCTGGCACCAGCCAGGTGACGATGAATGCCGATGGGGTGATCGAGGTGCAGCTGTAA
- a CDS encoding ABC transporter substrate-binding protein: MHKNAFIQAFVVAGLIASAPFAQAAGNLVYCSEGSPAGFDPGLYTTGTDFDAGAETVFNRLSQFERGGTSVIPGLAKKWDISDDGLTYTFHLREGVKFHTTDYFKPSREFNADDVLFTFNRMLNKDDPFRKAYPTEFPYFTDMGMDKNIAKIDKVDEHTVRFTLNTVDAAFIQNMAMSFASIHSAEYAAQLLKAGKASDINQKPIGTGPFVFSRYQKDAQIRYKGNKEYWNPDDVKIDNLIFAINTDPSVRMQKLRAGECHVSVFPRPADLETLKKDPKLQMPEQAGFNVGYLAYNTEHKPFDQLEVRQAMDMAVNKQAIINAVYQGAGQVAVNGMPPTQWSYDDTIKDTPYNPEKAKELLKAAGVKEGTEITLWAMPVQRPYNPNAKLMAEMLQADWAKIGIKARIVSYEWGEYNKRAKAGEHDALLIGWTGDNGDPDNWLSVLYGCDAIGGNNYSRLCNKEFDALLKKAKAINDREERTVLYKQAQQLLKADVQNTPIAHSTVYQPMSTRVKDFKISPFGINSFYGVSIE, translated from the coding sequence ATGCACAAGAACGCCTTTATCCAGGCTTTTGTCGTCGCCGGCCTGATTGCCAGCGCCCCCTTCGCACAGGCCGCCGGCAATCTGGTGTACTGCTCCGAAGGCAGCCCAGCGGGCTTCGACCCCGGGCTCTACACCACCGGTACCGACTTCGATGCGGGCGCCGAAACGGTCTTCAACCGCCTCTCGCAATTCGAGCGTGGCGGCACCTCGGTGATCCCCGGCCTGGCCAAGAAATGGGACATCAGCGACGACGGCCTGACCTACACCTTCCACCTGCGCGAAGGGGTCAAGTTCCACACCACCGATTACTTCAAGCCGAGCCGCGAATTCAACGCCGACGACGTGCTGTTCACCTTCAACCGCATGCTCAACAAGGACGACCCGTTCCGCAAGGCGTACCCCACCGAGTTCCCGTACTTCACCGACATGGGCATGGACAAGAACATCGCCAAGATCGACAAGGTCGACGAGCACACCGTGCGCTTCACCCTCAACACGGTCGACGCCGCCTTCATCCAGAACATGGCCATGAGCTTCGCCTCGATCCACTCCGCCGAATACGCCGCCCAGCTGCTCAAGGCCGGCAAGGCCTCGGACATCAACCAGAAGCCCATCGGCACCGGCCCGTTCGTGTTCAGCCGTTACCAGAAGGACGCGCAGATCCGCTACAAGGGCAACAAGGAATACTGGAACCCGGATGACGTGAAGATCGACAACCTGATCTTCGCCATCAACACCGACCCCTCGGTACGCATGCAGAAACTGCGCGCCGGCGAATGCCACGTCAGCGTGTTCCCGCGCCCGGCGGACCTGGAAACCCTGAAGAAGGATCCCAAGCTGCAGATGCCCGAGCAGGCCGGCTTCAACGTCGGTTACCTGGCCTACAACACCGAGCACAAACCGTTCGACCAGCTCGAAGTGCGCCAGGCCATGGACATGGCGGTCAACAAGCAGGCGATCATCAACGCCGTGTACCAGGGCGCCGGCCAGGTGGCCGTGAACGGCATGCCGCCGACCCAGTGGTCCTATGACGACACCATCAAGGACACCCCCTACAACCCGGAAAAGGCCAAGGAACTGCTCAAGGCCGCCGGCGTGAAGGAAGGTACCGAGATCACCCTGTGGGCCATGCCGGTGCAGCGTCCCTACAACCCTAACGCCAAGCTGATGGCCGAGATGCTGCAGGCCGACTGGGCGAAGATCGGCATCAAGGCGCGCATCGTCAGCTACGAATGGGGCGAGTACAACAAGCGCGCCAAGGCCGGCGAGCACGATGCCCTGCTGATCGGCTGGACCGGCGACAACGGTGACCCCGACAACTGGCTGAGCGTGCTGTACGGTTGCGACGCCATTGGCGGCAACAACTACAGCCGCCTGTGCAACAAGGAGTTCGACGCGCTGCTGAAGAAGGCCAAGGCGATCAACGACCGCGAAGAGCGCACCGTGCTCTACAAGCAGGCCCAGCAGTTGCTCAAGGCCGACGTGCAGAACACGCCGATCGCCCACTCCACGGTGTACCAGCCGATGAGCACCCGGGTGAAGGACTTCAAGATCAGCCCGTTCGGCATCAACTCCTTCTATGGTGTGAGCATCGAGTAA
- a CDS encoding M24 family metallopeptidase, whose product MTLGVGGSTPEQALARLQDMTAGAQPIGEAEYQARIERAQALMREQGITALFVAAGSNLQYFTGVKWNPSERMVGAILPASGAVEYLAPAFEEGTVRDFQVVPGAINTWEEHESPYALLLRCLRRLGVTPNDGAPPQVGLCSSLPFFMFEGLRKLTGGYRFVDAGVITTTCRQRKSAAEIALMQRAKDMTLEVHKAAASILHEGITTTEVAEFIRQAHRKVGAPGSIFCIVLFGPASAFPHGVKHAQTLKDGDMVLIDTGCQVHSYLSDITRSYVFGTPSERQREYWNKEKAAQQAAFDAAVLGAPCASVDAAARRSLEAAGLGPAYRLPGLPHRTGHGIGLDIHEGPYLVGGDDTPLAEGMCFSNEPMICVPGEFGIRLEDHFYMTAEGPRWFTQPSHSVDDPFGLNA is encoded by the coding sequence ATGACACTGGGAGTGGGCGGTAGCACGCCGGAGCAGGCCTTGGCGCGCCTGCAGGACATGACCGCCGGCGCGCAGCCGATCGGCGAGGCGGAGTATCAGGCGCGTATCGAACGGGCCCAGGCACTGATGCGCGAACAGGGCATCACGGCACTGTTCGTCGCCGCGGGCAGCAACCTGCAGTACTTCACCGGGGTCAAGTGGAACCCCAGCGAGCGCATGGTCGGCGCCATCCTGCCGGCCAGTGGCGCCGTGGAATACCTGGCGCCGGCCTTCGAGGAGGGCACGGTGCGCGACTTCCAGGTGGTACCTGGCGCCATCAATACCTGGGAAGAGCACGAGAGCCCTTATGCGCTGCTGCTGCGCTGCCTGCGCCGCCTCGGTGTGACGCCCAATGATGGTGCGCCGCCTCAGGTAGGTCTTTGTTCTTCCTTGCCTTTTTTCATGTTCGAGGGCCTTCGCAAGCTGACCGGCGGTTACCGTTTCGTCGATGCCGGGGTGATCACCACCACCTGCCGGCAGCGTAAATCGGCGGCCGAAATCGCCCTGATGCAACGCGCCAAGGACATGACCCTGGAAGTGCACAAGGCAGCGGCGAGCATTCTCCATGAAGGCATCACCACTACCGAGGTGGCCGAATTCATCCGCCAGGCGCACCGCAAGGTCGGCGCGCCGGGGTCGATCTTCTGTATCGTGCTGTTCGGCCCGGCCAGCGCCTTCCCCCACGGCGTCAAGCATGCGCAGACCCTGAAGGACGGCGACATGGTGCTGATCGATACCGGCTGCCAGGTGCACAGCTACCTGTCGGACATCACCCGCAGCTACGTCTTTGGCACGCCGAGCGAGCGCCAGCGCGAGTACTGGAACAAGGAGAAGGCTGCCCAGCAGGCCGCCTTCGATGCTGCCGTGCTTGGCGCGCCCTGCGCCAGTGTCGATGCCGCCGCACGGCGCAGCCTGGAAGCCGCGGGCCTGGGGCCTGCCTACCGATTGCCGGGCCTGCCGCACCGCACCGGCCATGGCATCGGCCTGGACATCCACGAAGGCCCGTATCTGGTCGGCGGCGACGACACGCCGCTGGCCGAGGGCATGTGCTTCAGCAACGAGCCGATGATCTGCGTGCCGGGCGAGTTCGGCATCCGCCTGGAAGATCACTTCTACATGACCGCCGAAGGCCCGCGCTGGTTTACCCAGCCCAGCCATTCGGTGGACGACCCGTTCGGGTTGAATGCCTGA